The proteins below are encoded in one region of Bacteroidales bacterium:
- a CDS encoding radical SAM protein: protein MGGFLFDEIIFGPVSSRRLGVSLGVNLLPTDYKFCTFDCIYCECGWTKKTNKKVVLPTQKEIEERLETVLKQRKKENQPIDSITFAGNGEPTLHPDFVAVIDDTIRLRNLYFPNALITVLSNASLIHNTKIIKALLKVDKNILKLDAGTEATFQAINQPNGNLSLTDVVDYLKKFEGKLIIQTLFVQGYNQHQGIDNTTEKEVAAWLELLKKIKPESVILYPIERETPENSIRKVNAQILNAIAKKVRVIGFKTEVFS from the coding sequence ATGGGCGGTTTTTTATTTGATGAAATTATTTTTGGACCTGTCAGCAGTCGGCGATTGGGTGTTTCTTTGGGTGTGAACTTACTCCCAACCGATTATAAATTTTGCACTTTCGATTGTATTTATTGCGAATGTGGCTGGACAAAAAAAACAAATAAGAAAGTAGTTTTACCAACACAAAAGGAAATTGAAGAACGACTAGAAACAGTTTTAAAACAGCGCAAAAAGGAAAATCAACCTATCGACTCCATCACCTTTGCAGGAAATGGAGAGCCAACACTTCACCCTGATTTTGTTGCGGTAATTGACGATACCATTCGTTTACGCAATCTATATTTTCCTAATGCACTGATTACCGTTTTATCAAATGCCTCTTTAATTCATAACACCAAAATCATCAAGGCTTTATTGAAGGTTGACAAAAATATTTTGAAGCTGGATGCCGGTACCGAAGCAACCTTTCAAGCTATCAATCAACCCAATGGTAATTTAAGTTTAACTGATGTTGTTGATTATCTGAAAAAATTTGAGGGTAAACTCATTATCCAAACCTTATTTGTTCAAGGCTATAATCAACATCAAGGCATTGATAATACTACCGAAAAAGAAGTTGCTGCTTGGTTAGAGCTACTGAAAAAAATCAAACCCGAAAGCGTAATTCTTTATCCTATCGAAAGAGAAACTCCCGAAAATAGTATCCGTAAAGTTAATGCTCAAATACTTAATGCGATAGCAAAGAAAGTTCGAGTGATAGGATTTAAAACAGAAGTTTTTTCCTAA